One Coffea eugenioides isolate CCC68of chromosome 2, Ceug_1.0, whole genome shotgun sequence genomic window, tgttcctttttgaacatctcacaaaactttatttttctatctGTAAATCAATCTCAACTCTTCTTAAGTTGTCATTTTCAtccttcatattttttttttgtcgaaaagGGTTTGCATTGCGTTGAATAAGAAAATTGATCTTCTGTTTTAGTTCCTTATTTCtagcataggattctttcaaactatcatgcagtctctcaatgaaggaattaacatcatcatcagattcatcatcactatTAAGTTGAGAGTTGCAAGTAGTTACCTCATCAtttccaatggccatgaaagccatttgagcatattcttcttcctcttcaacgtCACCatctgagttgcaatcattccaactgatttgaaagttgttgaattttgattttcgttcagcttttccatctttctttttcttcgttgggcactcactcatgtagtgtccaagttggccgcacTCAAAGCACTTGTCAGCTTACTTTTTATTgacttcttgctttcttttgtttcttgtattgttgaactgatttgaaaATGTATAGCTAGGttctccttttctgaatctccttttattgaggattctcttgaaactccttgtgatgagagcaaggtCATTGTCGTCGACTTCCGCATCTTCTCTATCCAAGGAAGCCgtgtcatcttcatcttgtaatgcttttagagcaatgctccttctcacttttgcatcctcttcctcttgtaccttagtcttaagattcaactcataagagattagaaaattaataagagatttaaTAGGCATAGAGTTCAAGTCTTTAGCCTCTTTAATAACAGTTaccttactctcccaatccttggacaaggcattcaagatttttctatttttctctcctaagaagtattccttttccagtaccTCTCAGTCCTTAATGAGaacattgaatctacaatacatcttatcaatattttcatgagattccattttaaatgattcatatttggTAACTaggatagatttcttttgttctgtcacattctcactcccttcatggatttctctcagtttatcccaaatctctttagCAGACCTACAACCTTTGAccctaatagattcatttgaatctaaagcactATACACATTCATAGGCTTGGCATTCAAAGTGAGGTGAGTTCTACCATCACCAATTAATTCATTTCTGGTTTTTGGTCTTGGCCTATGAGTGACTTCATCTATTATAGAGACATCATATGGACCgtcattaacaataaaccacagttcaatatcaatagattgcaagaagataatcattctttcctttcaactcacataattaGATCCATTAAACATTGGTGGTTTAGTGacagattgtccttcaaaaaatatggcattgttggttgttatttttactccaaagccgcttgagcttaatctctaggagaccaaattctaataccaattgtaaggatcgaagacaacctaagaggagGGGGTGAAAtaggttatttaaaaactaatcagGTTATGAAcactttttgttcaatatgaaatttaccttcttttctaagTGACCATGCAATGAACAATTAATTAAGAAAACAAGATTGCtcgggagtagaagagataatcaATTTAGAATTACAAGACAGTAAGTAGTAGAGAAGGAATAGTAAACCAATTTActtccaaactcctcttgagcttgagTATCACTTTATAGAACAAGCCTCTTCAAGTTGACCAAAAAACAACCAatttttgtgtacaaaggaaggatcacttcctccttaccccaatCTACtcttggtcaagttaggaagttttactatcactcggataaccctcacaaagctacactattgaagtatttttctcacacaagaagAGCTTACACGAAATTCACACAAacaagagtacaaatcttctttgaagagtattttctcaataaaactactctagatctttcgtattctcaatgtgcaaaagttctttgaaagtAGTTGAacatgcactatttatatgagatCAAAAAGTGTCTCATTAATGCTTCTAATGGATAGAAGGTAGCTGAAGAGTctactagccgttgggagtatcggacgtctggtCTATCTGAAATTCGCGTCCGACAGTAGGTAGTGAGCTTGAGGGAACTTCTCTAATTCTATAGAACGTCCGGTGTTTCTGATacttgcgtccgaaagcagatgatcattttgagaagttttcttcaggtctttcggacgtccggcaCCTACCATCCTTTTGCGTCCGAAGTTCCGCATACTttatcggacggccgatgctCTAATGCTTAGCGTCCGAACGAGGTCAGTGAGCTAGAGGGAATGTCTTAATTCCTTCGGAcatccggtggtggagttctttaTGCGTCcaaagttgtgcaatgattatcggacatccgatcttgtcttcacaagcgtccgacagctttcagcaacctttgattctttcaattgcacttgatctttaaATCTGATTTGCACTTGatctgaaagtatatcttgaatagatattagtatcattcatttgttttgtaaatatcaaaaacTAAAGACTAAGATTAAcacattttaaatttctttcacttgggtccttaaattaattgcactttggtccctgaacttttatcttttatttaattttgacccctaaactttaaaaaatatatttttaacccctaaagtttttcaatttttgcaatctagtccctagtgaattttgactctttttattatgattgtttcttttctttaattgctaattatgttacttttgaatatatttaacttgtaatttttagatgttcttaaatttctttacgtttgacatattaagatgaatttagtatttttatcattattattatttttcaattaaattggtgtcatgattcttttgttcattttgagtataagtagggcaatttgactccatttagtcaccacttcaaaagggaggtacccctattattaTTATGTCAATGTCAAtgacgtgctcttatgtgctcctacgtgtttctatgtgtttatatatttttatatgctttatttatttgatctaaatgttcattcaaattttcttatatttgtttagttaatttttataattatttgagaggcatttaaatacctcaaaaatgtaatagataggataactagatttgttttattatattttctcattttagattgtaattaggtaccctattgtaatagatagaataaataggttttatttatttttttatatttttccattttagattgtagttagattccccATTGTAATAGGTAGgttttgtgtgtttatgtgaCCTATGTGTTATATGCTTTACCcgctttccttaggatttttgcatctaaatattatacttacgtgttacgtgctatgtgctcttatgtgtttatttgttttaatttatgtcttatttgttttactatatattattaatacatgacgtcaccacactagtccaacattagttgtggcttctccctccacttacttgctagtccaacgctagtaaagatttttagaaatgggttagtccaacgctagattCTTAGAACGTTCGtgcgttagattcatttttgtgtgatattcattacattttcatgcatatttttatttttaagatattttcttaCTTGCATGATATTgtctattatattatcccctatcctctatatgtgttaatcatatcatttagaattgcatctcatttaagaaatcgcaaaataagttagttcatttgcttgtctagattagaaaaattattctttgaacatgggaaatgggtgattacaactttttagtttaaatacccattaatccatgtataagaaaattatgttaCGAGTTTTTACCTCTCATATCCATTatgctgcattttcttttcctttgatcacttatacctatgtatataatttaattttcttttttttcttttaatttaatcattcgcatactcgtgaccccttcaaggaattattttggtcttcacaattaatgcgattggcatcaattaaacccttgaatggacattttgtccctttcgttattttctaaatttaggTCTGCATCTATGTAGGAAACATTCAAACGTGATaaatttaagggttagattagagaaattttgactaaatcatgcaactagtttagactaggttgaaagggtgccttaggtttgagttaatcgaacctttgccttcccttttttcaaccgtgacttccgaactcattttctcttgtttttcaaacacttggagttgtcgaaaagggttttattttattttattttatttttatcaaaaaatatttttgggtgacttggtacacccaaatTCAATACCAAGTAGTGActtctatttttcttaaaaatctttttaaactaaattttggacccaaactgtcgcattctttaaagtcccattctaggtcctttttcacttatttttaaataaaatcacatcttttgtaAACACCTTATTTTCATcgcaaaaaatggggcgcgagaGTTAGTTTTGCAGCCATTTCATAGTATTCTCTTTGTTGTTGTTCTTACAATCTTTAAGGCGAAGTCTTTTGGCTTAGATTTTGTTACTTACCTTGTTGAAGGGACAAGGTATGAAATAACTAATACTATTCCTTATTGCTTTAATACCGAAACCGATCTTAAAACATTGATGAAGCAATGGAGTCACATGACGCTTCATTTTGGAAACAGGCTATAAATGATGAGATGGACTTAATTATGGCCAATAAAACCTCGGAGTTAGTGGATTTACCACTATGTTTTGAGCTAATTGCTTGGAAAATCTTCAAGAAGGAATTGAAGGTGGATGGAACCATAGACAAGTTTAAGGCTAGATTAGTTGCCAAGGGCTTTACTCAAAAACATGGCCttgattattttgatacttaCTCACCGGTAGTGAGAATAGCTACCATAAGGGTGCTACTTGTGATAGATTCAATCCAAAAATGGGTAATTCACCAAATGGATGTCAAGACATCATTTTTTAATGGTGAATAGGATGAAGAAGTGTACATGAAACAACCTGAAGGGTTTGTTGTAGCTGGGCAAGAGCACAAAGTGTATAGACTTGTAAAGTCcttgtatggattaaaacaagcaCCAAAACAATggcaccaaaatttgaccaggTAATGCTTACAAATGGGTTCAAAATTAATGAATCGGACAAATGTGTATATAGCAAGTATATGAGTGGTAAAGGTATCATTATTTGcttatatgtggatgatatgtTAATCTTTGGTATTGACTTAAAACAAGTCAATGAGACCAAAAAGTTGCTATGATGCAAGTTTGAAATGAACGATATGGGAGAGGCCGATGTTATCCTAGGAATAAGAATTAAGAGAGAACAAGGACAAATTTTGCTTTCACAGATTGTAAGCCTGCCTTAATTTCCATTGACCCAAAAATTGACTTTGTTAAATATGTTGGTGATCTTGTGTCTCAATTGGCTGATACCAAAGTGATTGGATATTTGATGTATGCAATGACATGTACAAGGCCAGATATAGCGTTGGCTGTAGGCGTGTTAAGTGAATACACAAGTAATCCAAACAAATAGCATTAGTTAGGTGTAACTAGAGTCTTGAGGTATTTAAAACATACCAAAGACTATAACATTTGCTATGGTGGCTATCCTTTAGTATTAGAAAGTTATTCAGATGGTAGTTGGATGACAAATAAAGATGATCATGCTTCTACAAGTGGATGGGTCTTTATGTTAGGTGAAGGAGCAATTTCTTAGGCGTCCAAGAAGTAAACATGCATAACCATCTCCACCATGGCAGCTGAATTTATAACTTTGGCATCAACTAGCAAAGAAGCTGAATGGTTACGAAATTTACTATCAGAGATACCTATGTGGCCAAAGCCAATTTCACCAATCTCCATATATTGTGATAGTGCTGCTACGCTTGCTAAAGCTTATAGCCAAGTGTACAATGGCAAATCTAGACATGTTGGATTAATGCATAGTCTAGTAAGAGATTTGATCACAAATGGTGTGATAACCATAGATTTTGTAAGATCAAAAGAGAACCTCCTGGCTGATCCTTTAACTAAGGGATTAACAAAGGAAATGATAATTAAAACATCTAATGAGATGGGATTGAAGTCCAATCCATGAATCACTAACAATGGAACCTTGATTCAACACTAGTTATAACAACCAGCCTAACATCCCAGAAGGTGTAGTGTGATTTTTCCCGCTTGAAATTGGAAGGTTGAACTTAGAGTTCTTAACAAGTCTTGTAAAATGCTATAAATGGCGGGAGCATTAAGAGCTTGCCTGTATGAATGTTGGATTGATGGCATCCACAAAGTTAGAACTTAACTTTGAACAGGTTCATGAAAGGATAGGGATACAAGACCTAATATATCATTTGTATAAACAAATTGAAGAGAAGTGAATCTGTGTATGTTAATTTATGTGGTTTGTTGCATATACTCGAGACTCAAAACTTGTCTACCAAGTAGTATTAACAAGTTATACTCAATTAACACGAAAATGGTGGTTCAATCGAAAGACATCATTGTTTATGCATAGATTATCAGAATTTTTCAGTGATCTATAAACAAATTTTCAATATATTGAAAATTGCTGGGGATTGTTAAAGAATTTTcaattattgaaaatttcaaattttcaactttctGCTATTGTGTTTGCAACCTTTCGAGTTTCAAATGATTCAACCGCCATTTGAAGGGATGCATCTCTAGACAAAACAAATTTCTAACATTCAATAACCATCTAAGGGACATGAAATCTTATTTAtatggatcaatttgtggtctTTTGGCTGCAGACAAGATCTACAAGTTCtagaaaaatttctgctcttctcttctttgttttttggggGTTATAACAACTTAGAGTAGAGTTTTTGTAACCAAACTTCATATTATCGTAGAGGATATTCATCCTTGGTCTTTTGCACATTATAGTGGATGAATAAAGCCTTAAGGAAAGTGATTTGTAATCACGATTTGAAACCTTTTTCTAGTTAGTTTTGCAGCCATTACCTAGTATTCTCTTTGTTGTTGGTCCAACACAAAATAATTAATTACATATAAACATAATTTGCATGCTAAATAATTTGATTCAAAGCAGATAACTAAACAGATGGGAAAACAAATCCAATAACTATCTGCATAAAGATAGTAATTATCGACTATATACAGTTGAAGAATACTTTTATCCACAAATTGCAGCAACAGAAAACATTAaaacattttatcaattttagaaatttgacaTGGACAACTCAACTCAAACGGTGGAACATTACAACACATACAAAGGTTATAGATTGCTtgtagaaaaacaaaaacacaaaaatacctAATGCTAAAAACCAAAAAATGGATGGCCTCAACAAAACGTACCTGTTCAGAAAACTGCtgcaaaatggaagcaaaatCCCAATCTAATACACAGCATAATTGCTGTCCGTGAAAACTATAATTAAATGAGAAGAATTCCAGCAGATGGAGGTTACTATAGCAACGGCAAAAAAACACAACTCCTCCACTTATTTCCCGTTAAATGTGTCTTAATTCAGGAATATGATTAAGTTTGCAATTAAACCACCTTTTCATAGTGGTTTGTATAATAGTTTGTACTTTGTAATTAAAAGCTGATAAAGACCATAAAGTCTACCACTTCCCATGCATTAAGCTATTATACAATCTGTTCAGCCAATTTAGTAAAGCAAACCTTAAATCACTAAATTACCCCTTCCATGAGGCACATAAACCATCACCCTAGAAACTCCTTTTATATATATGGATTGGATACTCACGTTACTACTTGTCCACTCCTATCATCTATAGAGAGTCAATGGCACATCTTTTAAAATGTGATGCCAAATTGTCGATGCATagaatatatttatttatttatttgttttgggtAAAATGATGCGTtattgttgtatttattttttcattttgggTAATATGATGCGTTATTGTTTTGCTGTAGACAGTAATCGTATGTCATTCTTGCGAGGGAAACTTCTAAAACGAGGCAAATGGGAAAAGGTGAACGCGGCTGCTGAGGGCTAATCCACTTTTAAGTGAGTTTTAATATGGCCTTGCTTAATTATTAGTCCATTTGCATGTAAATTGCAGCAAAACCTATCTCTTTTTCCATGCCAGTAACTTTCTGCAGGAAATTTATCTAATACTTCATTCATGACTGTAAAATTTTCATCACATGTagtttttgacaaaaataaaaagtacCTCTGCAAGCATGGAAACATACAGGTGGAAATCAAATGGACCTCAGTTTGTGCCGAACTCAGAGTTTCAAACCCCAATTTCAGCAGAAAAGGAAGGTTTACAAAATACACAAGTAAAATCATGATACAGCACGCGTTATACTGGGATATATTTCTAAGTGTTTTTTGAACCCAATGTGTAGCAGAATCCAAGTGATTTTTGTATTGGAAAGTTAAAGCTCGTCTCTTTCCAAAGGCGTCTGGTAACACACTGCATCCCAGAAGATAGGGAAGAGTAGTTTGGCAGCTGTATGTGGCATAAACCAGTCATCATATGTGAACCTGAAAGGAAGAACCCAGATGACAAGTTCAATATATACTACCCGTCAAAATTCGGTATGCATCGGAGGGAAACGTATTGATGATTGATTTGATGGACAGTTATTTGCTGAGAGTGAACGAACTTTATGTTGGAAAAAGCCTAGTGAAGATGATTTTGCACAATACATGTAAAAAATATATTGCTGTTGTCTTTAGATCTTCAGCTTTCAGGATTCAAGATGGACTGTTAGCTATCTGCCGTAAAGGAGGATAATACACTAACACTTTCACAGGTGGATGAAAGAGGATAATATGCTTACACTTTCACAGGTGGACGAGATATAATAACCAAAATTTGTAAATCCTCCTGCTCATTTGTGTTCCAGACCTGGTATCAATTGTAATTGAAGTACCGTGATGTTAAGGCACTGACACAAAGTTGTGATCTTCGaaaatttgttaaatacaaatATAACAGACTACTAATTTTGATGTCAGTATAAGAAACAGAGTATGTAACTTGGCTACCTcctccaaaaaaataaaaataaaaaatagaggGGAATAGAGAGGAGAATTTGCCTGATGAACATCATCAATAGGGACAAGGAATGTGCTATTTGAGAAGATACGGAACTCATGTGGATTCCCAGGGAATTCGGGGTGCATATTTGTCGTAAGATAGAGAGTGCCACTCCCCTTTAGGACCAGGAATGCCTCCTCACATGAGTGTCTATGGATTGGGGTGCGAGCTCCCGGAGCCAATGTTTGCAGCCATACCTCAACCTATAAGTTTAAATCAGAAGTAACTAGTTCAACAATttactctttttctttcctttctattctTTTAATACTCAATCTGCCTACTTTTCCAAACAAACATGCATC contains:
- the LOC113759856 gene encoding auxin-binding protein T85-like, with the translated sequence MQPGGLVRAVPQPCPAPRSTLKPEPEKQKSSAETAESVGAMFWHLLTVFAATALHFSATGEASECLTDGFPLVRNVSKLPQGSFEIPGLSHTTLAGSVLHGMKEVEVWLQTLAPGARTPIHRHSCEEAFLVLKGSGTLYLTTNMHPEFPGNPHEFRIFSNSTFLVPIDDVHQVWNTNEQEDLQILVIISRPPVKVFTYDDWFMPHTAAKLLFPIFWDAVCYQTPLERDEL